A region from the Triticum aestivum cultivar Chinese Spring chromosome 3D, IWGSC CS RefSeq v2.1, whole genome shotgun sequence genome encodes:
- the LOC123077125 gene encoding factor of DNA methylation 1, producing MSSDDDVPMADADADAGEVLDAIAMSNHAFDAQHHPAVESALASDAQHHPAAESALASDAQHHPAAESALASDAHHHLATESALASDTQQHPASITATAPAQETVPPELHHHFLHLRGDDAAGSFLAAAVKRAEEAIADEYDARARLLEARCEEAAAAVRAAEQDISCLIDELAELRILSDEIIPQLNCEDLEEQNQRLRAELDATTKELEWKMDKIAELQELEKGALEVNTLDMAGGESKLADHGLGLHELEKNSPTHKQGAFDVSTSELGDGECKVADHALMLHENHKQEMEAIHAKLIQLERQLEQRDKALVLIARQLNMKLQAGEMLAEEDHQRLFAVMAYVRNILDEEGKRMKVPLLDLLKREQANSKELQENHQELIQGFENIPISGGAVVGIKRMGQLDENPFRAVCNLKYRDNDPEGKAARLVSYWQEKIQKPSWRPFTKIQVDEEDKEVIDDNDPRLSKLRSDYGDSICNAVKDGLRELNEYSSRERRIMNEVWNFREGRKATMTEMITCILEQLAVADPGLRGQEFKIPTKKYSNSI from the exons ATGTCAAGCGACGACGACGTGCCcatggccgacgccgacgccgacgccggcgaggtcctcGACGCCATCGCCATGAGCAACCACGCCTTTGACGCGCAGCACCACCCCGCCGTCGAGAGCGCCCTGGCCTCCGACGCGCAGCACCACCCCGCCGCCGAGAGCGCCCTGGCCTCCGACGCGCAGCACCACCCCGCCGCCGAGAGCGCCCTCGCATCCGACGCGCACCACCACCTCGCCACCGAGAGCGCCCTGGCCTCCGACACCCAGCAGCACCCGGCCTCCATCAcggccaccgcgccagcccaggaAACGGTGCcgcccgagctccaccaccacttCCTCCACCTGCGCGGGGATGACGCCGCGGGGAGTTTCCTCGCGGCCGCGGTGAAGAGGGCCGAGGAAGCCATCGCCGACGAGTACGACGCGAGGGCGAGGCTCCTGGAGGCCAGGTGCGAGGAGGcggccgcggcggtgcgggcggcggAGCAGGACATTAGCTGCCTCATCGACGAGCTCGCCG AGCTAAGGATCCTATCTGACGAGATCATACCACAGTTGAACTGTGAGGATCTGGAGGAGCAGAATCAGAGGCTCAGAGCTGAACTGGACGCGACGACGAAAGAGCTCGAGTGGAAGATGGACAAGATTGCAGAATTGCAGGAGCTGGAGAAG GGTGCTTTGGAAGTCAACACACTGGACATGGCAGGTGGAGAGAGCAAGCTGGCTGACCATGGTCTGGGGCTGCATGAGCTggagaag AACTCCCCTACACATAAACAGGGTGCTTTTGATGTCAGCACATCGGAGTTGGGAGATGGAGAATGCAAGGTGGCTGATCATGCTCTCATGCTGCATGAAAACCACAAG CAAGAGATGGAGGCTATTCATGCCAAGCTAATTCAACTTGAGAGGCAACTGGAGCAAAGGGATAAAGCCCTAGTGCTCATCGCACGGCAGCTGAACATGAAACTACAAGCAGGGGAGATGCTCGCAGAGGAAGACCATCAACGTCTTTTTGCAGTAATGGCGTATGTGAGAAATATTCTGGATGAGGAAGGGAAAAGGATGAAAGTTCCATTGCTAGACCTCTTGAAAAGAGAGCAGGCCAACAGCAAAGAGCTCCAAGAGAATCACCAAGAGTTGATTCAG GGTTTTGAGAACATACCGATTAGTGGGGGTGCCGTTGTTGGAATCAAAAGGATGGGCCAACTTGATGAAAATCCTTTTCGCGCCGTATGCAATTTGAAATACAGGGACAATGATCCAGAGGGAAAAGCTGCAAGGTTGGTCTCGTATTGGCAGGAGAAAATACAGAAGCCATCATGGCGTCCGTTTACTAAAATTCAGGTCGATGAAGAAGATAAG GAGGTTATAGATGACAATGATCCAAGACTAAGCAAGCTGCGGTCTGATTACGGCGACAGCATCTGCAATGCAGTGAAGGATGGACTGAGAGAGCTCAACGAGTATAGTTCTCGCGAGCGGCGCATCATGAATGAGGTCTGGAACTTCCGCGAAGGGCGGAAGGCGACGATGACAGAGATGATCACCTGCATTTTGGAGCAGCTGGCAGTGGCGGACCCAGGATTGCGAGGACAGGAATTCAAGATTCCCACAAAAAAATATTCAAATTCAATATAA